The following proteins are encoded in a genomic region of Sorangiineae bacterium MSr12523:
- a CDS encoding glycosyltransferase has translation MKVLISSIGSRGDVQPLLALALELRALGNDVSLCVAPNFKEWVESFGLRCIPIGPDLKTMQGGAAQTKDGKPVKPTMKQMKEMAASTVRDQFQVLTEAARGCDLIVAATALQIAARSIAETLKIPYVFVGFSPSVFPSPDYPPHAPPPLGFQYPRGLPSFANRLLWKMDGWMFSVAFLTTLNEERAKLGLPRVENVQRHVFTDRPWLAADPVLAPAAPAADLEIVQTGAWLLPNQSALPDELEKFLSGGEPPVYFGFGSMQAADQTGKLLIDAARAAGLRSILSQGWGNLRLADAGADCISIGDVNHEKLFPRVAAVVHHGGAGTTTTASKSGSPQVIVPHIYDQYYFSRRVQELGAGVPCSARKALTSEGLASALRECSRPEIKEGARALAARIVPDGAKIAAQRLVSEFGKHRLNGEGLEAQHHLGSL, from the coding sequence ATGAAAGTACTGATTTCCTCCATCGGCTCACGCGGCGATGTGCAACCGCTCCTGGCGCTCGCACTCGAATTGCGGGCGCTGGGAAACGATGTGAGCTTGTGCGTAGCCCCGAACTTCAAAGAATGGGTGGAGTCATTCGGGCTACGTTGCATTCCGATAGGGCCGGATTTGAAGACCATGCAAGGCGGTGCGGCCCAGACCAAAGACGGTAAGCCGGTCAAGCCCACCATGAAGCAAATGAAGGAGATGGCCGCTTCCACCGTTCGCGACCAATTCCAGGTGCTCACCGAGGCCGCCCGCGGCTGCGACCTCATCGTTGCTGCAACCGCATTGCAAATTGCGGCGCGCTCGATCGCCGAAACGCTCAAGATCCCCTACGTATTCGTGGGCTTTTCGCCGTCGGTGTTCCCGTCGCCCGATTATCCGCCCCACGCCCCGCCGCCCCTGGGGTTCCAATATCCGCGGGGGCTGCCGTCGTTTGCCAATCGTCTTCTCTGGAAGATGGACGGCTGGATGTTCAGCGTGGCATTCCTCACGACATTGAACGAGGAGCGCGCCAAATTGGGTTTGCCCCGCGTCGAAAATGTCCAGCGCCATGTCTTCACGGATCGCCCGTGGCTTGCCGCGGACCCCGTCTTGGCACCGGCCGCTCCGGCCGCGGACCTGGAGATTGTCCAGACCGGAGCCTGGCTTCTGCCGAATCAAAGCGCGTTGCCGGACGAACTCGAGAAATTCCTCTCCGGCGGCGAGCCTCCCGTCTATTTCGGTTTTGGCAGCATGCAGGCGGCGGACCAAACGGGAAAGCTGCTCATCGATGCCGCGCGGGCAGCGGGGCTTCGTTCGATTCTTTCACAAGGATGGGGAAATCTCCGTCTCGCCGACGCTGGCGCCGATTGCATCTCCATCGGGGACGTCAATCACGAAAAGCTATTTCCCCGGGTGGCGGCGGTGGTGCACCACGGCGGGGCAGGGACGACGACCACGGCATCGAAATCCGGAAGTCCGCAAGTCATCGTGCCGCACATTTACGATCAGTATTATTTTTCGCGAAGGGTGCAAGAATTGGGGGCAGGGGTCCCGTGCTCCGCCCGCAAAGCCTTGACCTCGGAAGGATTGGCCTCTGCGCTGCGCGAATGTTCTCGGCCGGAAATCAAAGAGGGGGCCCGCGCCCTGGCAGCCCGCATCGTGCCCGATGGGGCGAAAATCGCCGCACAGCGGTTGGTCAGTGAATTTGGAAAACACCGTCTCAATGGCGAAGGCCTCGAGGCGCAGCATCACCTAGGTTCTTTGTGA